Proteins encoded within one genomic window of Nonomuraea gerenzanensis:
- a CDS encoding NYN domain-containing protein, translated as MAIPDLMPHPVAAKYAVLVDVGYLYAAAGEVLLGAKERKEYRVAADELIQSLQKHAEERISGELLRIYWYDAARDRVPTVDQRVIAQLPWVKVRLGNLNARGQQKGVDAQIRSDLEALARHHAVTDTILLAGDEDMVPAVEAAQAYGVRIHLWGVEPPYGTNQAERLVWESDTVEVISADFLRPFFSRAPQPVPVTPPAAAPSPAQVFAGRAPVKPHAKPGQVAKLGPSRPRVEDVGEHVAQKWILTRGRDNIRDLLPGPILPTVIDTELLIEAEKELGHSLRPYPEARVWLRDGFWARVYREFDLGVGVSSK; from the coding sequence ATGGCCATCCCAGACCTCATGCCGCATCCTGTGGCAGCCAAGTACGCCGTCCTAGTGGATGTCGGTTATCTGTACGCCGCGGCAGGTGAAGTGCTGCTCGGCGCGAAGGAGCGCAAGGAATATCGGGTGGCCGCCGATGAGCTCATCCAGAGTCTACAGAAACATGCAGAGGAACGTATTTCGGGCGAACTTCTGCGGATCTATTGGTATGACGCAGCCCGTGACCGCGTGCCCACCGTCGACCAGCGGGTCATCGCCCAGCTTCCGTGGGTCAAGGTGCGACTGGGCAACCTGAACGCCCGAGGCCAGCAGAAGGGTGTGGACGCGCAGATCCGGAGCGATCTGGAGGCTCTGGCCAGGCATCATGCGGTCACTGACACGATCCTGCTGGCGGGTGATGAGGACATGGTCCCGGCGGTGGAGGCGGCGCAGGCGTACGGCGTGCGCATCCATCTGTGGGGCGTGGAACCGCCTTACGGCACCAACCAGGCCGAACGGCTGGTGTGGGAGTCCGACACCGTCGAAGTGATCAGCGCCGATTTCCTAAGACCGTTTTTCAGCCGCGCTCCCCAGCCCGTCCCCGTCACCCCGCCCGCCGCCGCGCCCTCGCCCGCGCAGGTCTTCGCCGGGCGCGCCCCCGTCAAGCCGCACGCCAAGCCCGGCCAGGTCGCCAAGCTCGGGCCGAGCAGACCGCGGGTGGAGGACGTGGGCGAGCACGTGGCCCAGAAGTGGATCCTCACCCGTGGCCGCGACAACATCCGCGACCTGCTGCCCGGGCCCATCCTGCCCACCGTGATCGACACCGAGCTGCTGATCGAGGCGGAGAAGGAGCTCGGGCACTCGCTGCGGCCTTACCCGGAGGCGCGGGTGTGGCTGCGTGACGGGTTCTGGGCGCGGGTCTATCGGGAGTTCGACCTGGGGGTGGGCGTCTCGTCCAAGTAG
- a CDS encoding acyl-CoA carboxylase subunit epsilon, whose translation MTPDLRIVRGDATPEEIAALTAVLASRNVRDEPERPANPGRQTWRNPARAMRKPVAPGKSAWRMSALP comes from the coding sequence GTGACGCCCGATCTGCGGATTGTCCGCGGCGACGCCACGCCGGAGGAGATCGCGGCTCTGACTGCTGTCCTGGCGTCCAGGAACGTGCGCGACGAGCCGGAGAGACCTGCCAACCCGGGAAGACAAACATGGCGAAACCCGGCTAGAGCTATGCGTAAGCCTGTCGCACCAGGGAAGTCGGCATGGCGGATGAGCGCACTACCCTAG
- a CDS encoding acyl-CoA carboxylase subunit beta, translating to MSTAEEMPAEPDIHTTAGKIADLARRLDEAVHAGSSAAVDKQHAKGKMTARERVLALLDEGSFVEFDEFARHRSTMFGLEERRPYGDGVITGHGTVDGRQVCVFSQDVTVFGGSLGEVYGEKIVKVLDLALKTGCPIIGINEGGGARIQEGVVALGLYAEIFKRNVHASGVIPQISLIMGAAAGGHVYSPALTDFVVMVDQTSQMFITGPDVIKTVTGEEVTFEELGGARTHNTRSGVAHYQAADEQDALDYVKALLSYLPSNNLDEAPAYEPATDLGPVPELDEIIPDSPNQPYDMHEVIGHVLDDGEFLEVHALFAPNVVVGYGRVDGQPVGVVANQPMHFAGCLDINASEKAARFIRTCDAFNIPILTFVDVPGFLPGTDQEWNGIIRRGAKLLYAYAEATVPLITVITRKAYGGAYDVMGSKHLGADVNLAWPTAQIAVMGAQGAVNILHRRRLAAAADPEAERAALVTEYEDTLANPYIAAERGYVDAVIRPAETRPQVVRALRALRNKRMTLPPKKHGNIPL from the coding sequence ATGAGCACTGCGGAGGAGATGCCGGCGGAACCGGATATTCACACCACCGCCGGCAAGATCGCCGATCTGGCGCGGCGGCTCGACGAGGCCGTGCATGCGGGCTCGTCAGCGGCGGTGGACAAGCAGCACGCCAAGGGCAAGATGACGGCCAGGGAGCGGGTGCTGGCCCTGCTGGACGAGGGCTCGTTCGTGGAGTTCGACGAGTTCGCCAGGCACAGGTCCACTATGTTCGGGCTGGAGGAGCGGCGACCGTACGGCGACGGGGTGATCACCGGGCACGGCACGGTCGACGGCCGTCAGGTGTGCGTGTTCTCGCAGGACGTGACGGTGTTCGGCGGCTCGCTCGGCGAGGTGTACGGCGAGAAGATCGTCAAGGTGCTCGATCTGGCGCTCAAGACCGGCTGCCCGATCATCGGCATCAACGAGGGCGGTGGCGCGCGCATCCAGGAGGGCGTGGTCGCGCTCGGCCTGTACGCGGAGATCTTCAAGCGCAACGTGCACGCCTCCGGCGTCATCCCGCAGATCTCGCTCATCATGGGCGCCGCGGCCGGCGGTCACGTCTACTCCCCCGCCCTGACCGACTTCGTGGTGATGGTGGACCAGACGTCGCAGATGTTCATCACCGGGCCCGACGTGATCAAGACGGTGACCGGCGAGGAGGTCACGTTCGAGGAGCTCGGCGGGGCCCGCACGCACAACACCAGGTCGGGCGTGGCGCACTACCAGGCCGCCGACGAGCAGGACGCGCTCGACTACGTCAAGGCGCTGCTGTCCTACCTGCCGTCGAACAACCTGGACGAGGCCCCGGCCTACGAGCCCGCCACGGACCTCGGCCCGGTCCCCGAGCTGGACGAGATCATCCCCGACTCGCCGAACCAGCCGTACGACATGCACGAGGTGATCGGGCACGTGCTGGACGACGGGGAGTTCCTGGAGGTCCACGCGCTGTTCGCGCCGAACGTGGTGGTCGGGTACGGCCGGGTGGACGGCCAGCCGGTGGGCGTGGTCGCCAACCAGCCCATGCATTTCGCGGGATGTCTGGATATCAACGCATCTGAGAAGGCCGCCCGATTTATTCGAACATGTGATGCGTTTAATATTCCGATCCTGACTTTTGTTGATGTACCGGGTTTCCTTCCCGGCACCGATCAGGAATGGAACGGAATCATCCGCCGCGGGGCCAAGCTCCTGTACGCCTACGCCGAGGCCACCGTCCCGCTGATCACGGTCATCACCCGCAAGGCGTACGGCGGCGCGTACGACGTCATGGGCTCCAAGCACCTCGGCGCGGATGTGAACCTGGCCTGGCCCACCGCGCAGATCGCGGTCATGGGCGCTCAGGGCGCGGTCAACATCCTGCACCGGCGCAGGCTCGCCGCCGCCGCCGACCCCGAGGCCGAGCGGGCCGCCCTCGTCACCGAGTACGAGGACACGTTGGCCAACCCGTACATCGCGGCCGAGCGCGGCTACGTCGACGCGGTGATCCGGCCGGCCGAAACCCGGCCCCAGGTCGTCAGGGCGCTGCGGGCCCTCAGGAACAAGCGGATGACCCTGCCGCCCAAGAAGCATGGGAACATCCCGCTGTGA
- a CDS encoding ABC transporter ATP-binding protein, whose translation MSDAVRTHALFKRYGQQIAVAGVDLVVPAGSFAGLVGPNGAGKTTTLSMITGLIRPDGGSAEVDGFHVWRDPVEVKARIGVLPEGLRLFERLSGRELLVYNGRLRGLPKADVEQRAAELLAVMDLTEAADKLVVDYSTGMRKKIGLAAALLHNPSVLFLDEPFEGVDPVSANTLTEVLRRYTASGSTVIFSSHVMDLVERLCDWVSVMSAGHIVAQGALADVRGDRPSLNQAFLELVGSGHQGGEPGLGWLGAQRPTAPQAGSQQAPQ comes from the coding sequence ATGTCGGACGCGGTTCGCACGCACGCCCTCTTCAAGCGGTACGGGCAGCAGATCGCTGTCGCGGGGGTGGACCTGGTGGTGCCCGCCGGGAGCTTCGCGGGCCTGGTCGGGCCCAACGGGGCGGGGAAGACGACCACCCTCAGCATGATCACCGGGCTGATCCGTCCCGACGGCGGCTCCGCCGAGGTGGACGGCTTCCACGTCTGGCGCGACCCCGTGGAGGTGAAGGCGCGCATCGGGGTGCTGCCCGAGGGGCTGCGCCTGTTCGAGCGGCTGTCGGGGCGCGAGCTGCTGGTCTACAACGGCAGGCTGCGCGGCCTGCCCAAGGCCGACGTCGAGCAGCGCGCGGCCGAGCTGCTCGCCGTGATGGACCTGACCGAGGCCGCCGACAAGCTCGTCGTCGACTACTCCACCGGCATGCGCAAGAAGATCGGCCTGGCGGCGGCGCTGCTGCACAACCCGTCCGTGCTCTTCCTCGACGAGCCGTTCGAGGGCGTCGATCCCGTCAGCGCCAACACGCTGACCGAGGTGTTGCGGCGCTACACCGCCTCCGGCTCCACCGTCATCTTCTCCAGCCACGTGATGGACCTGGTCGAGCGGCTGTGCGACTGGGTGTCGGTGATGAGCGCGGGCCACATCGTGGCGCAGGGGGCGCTGGCGGACGTACGCGGTGACCGTCCCTCGCTCAACCAGGCGTTCCTCGAACTGGTCGGGAGCGGGCACCAGGGCGGCGAGCCGGGCCTGGGCTGGCTCGGCGCCCAGCGGCCGACGGCGCCGCAGGCCGGCTCGCAGCAGGCCCCCCAATGA